One Miscanthus floridulus cultivar M001 unplaced genomic scaffold, ASM1932011v1 fs_646_1_2, whole genome shotgun sequence genomic window, CCGCCGGCAGTGTCGTTGTCACCACCACTCAATTTGGCTAAGGTGgcgcaccaccatcaccacagttcgccaccaccgccgccagtgCCTTCATCACCACCACGCAGCTTGTTCGAAACATCACACCATCATCACCACAGGTCACCGCCTCCCCCACCAGTGCCGTCGTCGTCACCACGACGCCGTTTGTCCGAGATGTCGCACCATCATCACCATTGgtcacctccgccaccgccatcAGTGCTGTCATCGCAAGCACGTAGTTTGTCTGAGACATTGTCGTCTCCAATGGCAAAGTCAAAGCCTGATACGTGCTATCCCTACAATAACAGATTCTGTGTGACTCATGACTGCGAGAACATGTGCAAGGAAAACGGCTTTGTATCCAAGAAAAGCTACAGTATTGAGAGAGC contains:
- the LOC136532511 gene encoding extensin-2-like codes for the protein MQEDEESQDQAQAGRPRPHRPRQPPRPRTSPPHSLLEMSHHHHHRSPLSSSLDVPSSPPRSLSEVSHNQHYKSPPPPAVSLSPPLNLAKVAHHHHHSSPPPPPVPSSPPRSLFETSHHHHHRSPPPPPVPSSSPRRRLSEMSHHHHHWSPPPPPSVLSSQARSLSETLSSPMAKSKPDTCYPYNNRFCVTHDCENMCKENGFVSKKSYSIERADAKWECCCKH